In a genomic window of Borrelia maritima:
- the nagB gene encoding glucosamine-6-phosphate deaminase — MRLIIRPTYEDISKWAANHVAQKIKEFSPTKEKPFILGLPTGSSPIGMYKNLIELNKSKKISFQNVITFNMDEYIGIEENHPESYHSFMWKNFFSHIDIKKENINILNGNASNLKKECEEYENKIKSLGGIMLFVGGIGPDGHIAFNEPGSSLTSRTRIKTLTQDTIIANSRFFKGNVNKVPKNALTVGIGTIMDSQEVLIIVNGHNKARALKHAIEKGVNHMWTISALQLHKNAIIVSDKNATYELKVGTVEYFNNIERENFNNDLK; from the coding sequence ATGAGATTAATAATCAGACCTACATATGAAGACATATCAAAATGGGCAGCCAATCATGTGGCTCAAAAAATTAAAGAATTTTCTCCAACAAAAGAAAAGCCATTTATTCTTGGCCTTCCAACGGGAAGCTCTCCAATTGGAATGTACAAAAATTTAATTGAATTAAATAAAAGTAAAAAAATTTCATTTCAAAATGTCATAACTTTTAATATGGATGAATACATAGGAATTGAAGAAAATCATCCCGAGAGTTACCATTCATTCATGTGGAAAAATTTTTTTTCCCACATTGACATTAAAAAAGAAAACATAAATATACTAAACGGAAATGCTTCAAATCTAAAAAAAGAATGCGAGGAATATGAAAACAAAATCAAATCTTTAGGGGGAATCATGCTTTTTGTGGGGGGGATAGGCCCTGATGGTCACATTGCTTTTAACGAGCCGGGCTCCTCCTTAACATCAAGAACAAGAATTAAAACTTTAACCCAGGATACAATTATTGCTAATTCAAGATTTTTTAAAGGCAATGTAAACAAAGTTCCCAAAAATGCACTAACTGTTGGAATTGGAACAATTATGGATTCACAAGAAGTTCTAATAATAGTAAACGGACACAACAAAGCAAGAGCATTAAAGCATGCCATTGAAAAAGGCGTTAACCACATGTGGACAATTAGCGCACTTCAACTACATAAAAATGCAATCATAGTATCTGACAAAAATGCAACTTACGAATTAAAAGTTGGCACAGTAGAATACTTTAATAACATAGAAAGAGAAAACTTTAATAATGACTTAAAATAA